A single region of the Microcella sp. genome encodes:
- the mmsA gene encoding multiple monosaccharide ABC transporter ATP-binding protein translates to MTQNILEMRSITKTFPGVKALADVTLEVARGEIHAICGENGAGKSTLMKVLSGVYPHGTYEGDIVFEGEVVEFRDIRASEAKGIVIIHQELALSRYLSIAENIFLNNEVKGPLGLIDWHRTNLEAKKLLARVGLDEDPTRRIIDIGVGKQQLVEIAKALSKEVKLLILDEPTAALNDSDSDHLLDLMRHLKGQGITSIIISHKLNEIKKVADSVTVIRDGKTIETIEHADVSEDRIIKGMVGRDLEHRYPDHTPHIGEEVLRVENWTAHHPQDSHRVMVDNVNLKVHAGEIVGIAGLMGAGRTEFAMSLFGQTYGSRITGKVFKRGTEIKTRTVDEAIRNGLAYATEDRKTFGLNLIEDIKRNISMASLRKLVTFGLVDDNEEYRVANEYRQSMNIKSPTVLAKTGQLSGGNQQKVVLSKWIYSDPEVLILDEPTRGIDVGAKYEIYTIINRLASEGKAIIVISSELPELLGICDRIYALSEGRITGEMPVADATPEALLKLMTLEKQR, encoded by the coding sequence GTGACCCAGAACATCCTCGAGATGCGGTCGATCACGAAGACTTTCCCTGGCGTGAAGGCGCTCGCCGATGTGACCCTCGAGGTCGCCCGCGGCGAGATTCATGCCATCTGCGGTGAGAATGGTGCCGGCAAGTCGACGCTCATGAAGGTGCTGTCGGGCGTCTACCCGCACGGCACCTACGAGGGCGACATCGTCTTCGAAGGCGAGGTCGTCGAGTTTCGCGACATCCGCGCGAGCGAAGCCAAGGGCATCGTCATCATTCACCAAGAGCTCGCGCTGAGCCGCTATCTCTCGATCGCCGAGAACATCTTTCTCAACAACGAGGTCAAGGGCCCGCTCGGGCTCATCGACTGGCATCGCACCAACCTCGAAGCCAAGAAGCTGCTCGCGCGCGTCGGGCTCGACGAAGACCCCACGCGGCGCATCATCGACATCGGTGTCGGCAAGCAGCAGCTCGTCGAGATCGCCAAAGCGCTCTCGAAAGAGGTGAAGCTGCTGATTCTTGACGAGCCCACGGCAGCCCTCAACGACAGCGACTCAGATCACTTGCTCGACCTCATGCGGCACCTCAAGGGCCAGGGCATCACGTCGATCATCATCAGCCACAAGCTCAACGAGATCAAGAAGGTGGCCGACTCTGTCACGGTCATCCGCGACGGCAAGACGATCGAGACGATCGAGCATGCCGATGTCTCAGAAGACCGCATCATCAAGGGCATGGTGGGCCGCGACCTTGAGCACCGCTACCCCGACCACACACCGCACATCGGTGAAGAGGTGCTGCGGGTCGAGAACTGGACGGCGCATCACCCGCAAGACTCGCACCGCGTGATGGTCGACAACGTCAACCTGAAGGTGCACGCCGGTGAGATCGTGGGCATCGCGGGGCTCATGGGCGCGGGGCGCACCGAGTTCGCGATGAGCCTGTTCGGCCAGACCTACGGCAGCCGCATCACGGGCAAGGTCTTCAAGCGGGGCACAGAGATCAAGACCCGCACGGTCGACGAGGCGATTCGCAACGGGCTCGCCTATGCGACCGAAGACCGCAAGACCTTCGGGCTCAACCTCATCGAAGACATCAAGCGCAACATCTCGATGGCCTCGCTGCGCAAGCTCGTGACGTTCGGGCTCGTCGACGACAACGAAGAGTACCGAGTCGCGAACGAGTACCGGCAGAGCATGAACATCAAGAGCCCCACGGTGCTCGCGAAGACCGGGCAGCTCTCGGGCGGCAACCAGCAGAAGGTCGTGCTCTCGAAGTGGATCTACAGCGACCCCGAGGTGCTCATTCTCGACGAGCCCACGCGCGGCATCGATGTCGGTGCCAAGTACGAGATCTACACGATCATCAATCGACTCGCGAGTGAAGGGAAGGCGATCATCGTCATCTCGTCTGAGCTGCCAGAGCTGCTCGGCATCTGCGATCGCATCTATGCACTTTCTGAAGGTCGGATCACGGGCGAGATGCCCGTGGCCGACGCCACCCCCGAAGCCCTCCTCAAGCTCATGACCCTGGAGAAGCAGCGCTAA
- the chvE gene encoding multiple monosaccharide ABC transporter substrate-binding protein produces MKKNILLAGLAAGAMTLGLAACAAPAAENGGDGDGGLIGVAMPTRSSERWIADGNAVQAELEAAGYRVDLQYAEDDIPTQVNQIENMITQGAEALIIASIDGTTLTQVLQDAADAGIPVIAYDRLIRDSANVDYYATFDNFLVGQQQAWTLLTGLGLTDLEGNPAADAPSGPFNIELFAGSLDDNNAFFFFNGAMNELQPLIDDGTLVVKSGQTSIEQAATLRWDGEVAQSRMEDLLTANYSDGTKVDAVLSPYDGLSRGIISALTDAGYAVGVDFPIISGQDAEVDSVRAILAGEQFATIFKDTRELAKVAAQMARALLEGGEPEINDVETYDNGVKIVPSYLLGPVPVIAENVQSALVDTGYWTAADLGL; encoded by the coding sequence GTGAAGAAGAACATTCTTCTCGCAGGTCTCGCAGCGGGCGCTATGACGCTCGGCCTCGCAGCCTGCGCGGCTCCCGCCGCAGAAAACGGTGGCGATGGCGACGGAGGCCTCATCGGCGTCGCCATGCCCACTCGCTCGTCAGAGCGCTGGATCGCTGACGGCAACGCTGTTCAGGCTGAGCTGGAGGCCGCGGGCTACCGCGTCGACCTGCAGTACGCCGAAGACGACATCCCGACCCAGGTCAACCAGATCGAGAACATGATCACCCAGGGCGCAGAAGCCCTGATCATCGCCTCGATCGACGGCACGACCCTGACGCAGGTGCTGCAGGATGCGGCTGACGCCGGCATTCCCGTCATCGCCTACGACCGCTTGATCCGCGACTCGGCGAACGTCGACTACTACGCGACCTTCGACAACTTCCTCGTGGGTCAGCAGCAGGCGTGGACGCTGCTCACCGGCCTCGGACTCACCGACCTCGAGGGCAACCCCGCGGCCGATGCACCGTCGGGACCGTTCAACATCGAGCTGTTCGCCGGCTCGCTCGACGACAACAACGCGTTCTTCTTCTTCAACGGCGCCATGAACGAACTGCAGCCGCTGATCGACGACGGAACGCTCGTCGTGAAGTCGGGTCAGACCTCGATCGAGCAGGCAGCCACGCTGCGCTGGGACGGCGAAGTCGCCCAGAGCCGCATGGAAGACCTGCTGACGGCGAACTACTCTGACGGCACGAAGGTCGACGCAGTGCTGTCGCCCTACGACGGCCTGAGCCGTGGCATCATCTCGGCCCTGACCGACGCCGGCTACGCCGTGGGCGTCGACTTCCCGATCATCTCGGGTCAAGACGCCGAGGTTGACTCGGTGCGCGCGATTCTCGCGGGCGAGCAGTTCGCGACCATCTTCAAGGACACGCGTGAGCTGGCCAAGGTTGCGGCGCAGATGGCTAGGGCGCTGCTCGAGGGCGGCGAGCCCGAGATCAACGACGTCGAGACCTACGACAACGGCGTGAAGATCGTGCCGTCGTACCTGCTCGGCCCGGTGCCCGTCATCGCCGAGAACGTGCAGTCGGCGCTCGTCGACACCGGCTACTGGACGGCGGCTGACCTCGGTCTGTAA
- the araA gene encoding L-arabinose isomerase yields the protein MTRSIVPDLTTYEVWFLTGSQNLYGDETLRQVAEQSQQVVAGLQAAASIPVSIVWKPTLVDSASILRVIREANAAENVIGVITWMHTFSPAKMWISGLDALTKPLLHLHTQANAELPWGEIDFDFMNLNQAAHGDREFGYIAARLSVPRTTVVGHVSNPAVTDRVAVWARAAAGWHATHALKLARFGDNMRYVAVTEGDKTEAELRFGVQVNTWGVTELADAVHAVGDADIDALVAEYLELYDVAPELHPGAERHESLRYGAAIELGLRGFLEAGGFGAFTTSFEDLADLKQLPGLAVQRLMADGYGFGAEGDWKTAVLVRAAAVMGAGLPGGASLMEDYTYHLEPGNELILGAHMLEVSPSLTSQKPRLEVHPLGIGGKDDPVRLVFTADAGPAVVAALSDMRDRFRLVANVVENVALPAPMPHLPVGHAVWKPAPDFTTSAAAWLTAGAAHHTVMTTQVGVDVFRDFATMAGVELLVIDEATTLEGFQRDVRSNAAYYRLAQGL from the coding sequence GTGACCCGCAGCATCGTTCCCGACCTGACGACCTACGAGGTCTGGTTTCTCACCGGAAGCCAGAACCTCTACGGCGATGAGACCCTGCGCCAGGTAGCCGAGCAGTCGCAGCAGGTCGTCGCGGGGCTGCAAGCTGCGGCGAGCATCCCGGTCTCGATCGTCTGGAAGCCGACCCTCGTCGATTCGGCGAGCATTCTGCGCGTCATACGCGAGGCGAACGCCGCCGAGAACGTCATCGGCGTCATCACGTGGATGCACACCTTCAGCCCGGCGAAGATGTGGATCAGCGGACTCGACGCCCTGACCAAGCCGCTGCTGCACTTGCACACGCAAGCCAATGCCGAGCTGCCGTGGGGCGAGATCGACTTCGACTTCATGAACCTCAACCAGGCCGCCCACGGCGACCGCGAGTTCGGGTACATCGCCGCGCGCTTGAGCGTGCCGCGCACGACCGTCGTCGGGCATGTCTCGAACCCCGCCGTGACCGACCGAGTCGCGGTCTGGGCTCGCGCTGCGGCAGGGTGGCACGCGACGCACGCGCTCAAGCTCGCGCGGTTCGGCGACAACATGCGCTACGTCGCCGTGACCGAAGGCGACAAGACCGAGGCCGAACTGCGGTTCGGCGTGCAGGTCAACACGTGGGGCGTCACCGAGCTCGCCGACGCCGTGCACGCCGTCGGCGATGCCGACATCGACGCACTCGTCGCCGAGTACCTCGAGCTCTACGACGTGGCGCCCGAACTGCACCCGGGCGCCGAGCGGCACGAGTCGCTGCGCTACGGAGCGGCGATCGAACTCGGGTTGCGCGGGTTTCTCGAAGCAGGGGGCTTCGGCGCCTTCACCACCTCTTTCGAAGACCTCGCCGACCTCAAGCAGCTGCCGGGCCTCGCGGTGCAGCGCCTCATGGCAGACGGCTACGGCTTTGGCGCCGAAGGCGACTGGAAGACCGCGGTGCTCGTGCGCGCGGCCGCCGTCATGGGCGCCGGGCTGCCCGGCGGTGCGTCGCTCATGGAGGACTACACCTACCACCTCGAGCCCGGCAACGAACTCATTCTGGGTGCGCACATGCTCGAGGTGAGCCCCTCGCTCACGTCGCAGAAGCCTCGACTCGAGGTGCACCCGCTCGGCATCGGCGGCAAAGACGACCCGGTTCGACTGGTCTTCACGGCCGACGCCGGCCCGGCCGTGGTGGCAGCCCTCAGCGACATGCGCGACCGGTTTCGCCTGGTGGCGAACGTCGTCGAGAACGTCGCCCTGCCGGCGCCGATGCCCCACCTGCCCGTCGGCCACGCGGTGTGGAAGCCCGCGCCCGACTTCACCACTTCTGCCGCAGCCTGGCTGACGGCCGGAGCCGCCCATCACACGGTCATGACCACTCAGGTGGGTGTCGACGTCTTTCGAGACTTCGCCACGATGGCCGGCGTCGAGCTGCTCGTCATCGACGAGGCGACCACGCTCGAGGGGTTCCAGCGCGACGTGCGCTCGAACGCCGCCTACTACCGATTGGCACAGGGGCTATGA
- a CDS encoding xylulokinase, which translates to MSGAQIITEGRAVLGIELGSTRIKACLVGENPSEVLATGSHEWQNQLVDGVWTYSLDEVWAGVQGAYAALVVDARERHGAELTAVAAIGVSAMMHGYLAFDDADELLVPFRTWRNTSTGAAAAELTALFGVNIPLRWSIAHLHQAVLDGESHVSQVRFITTLAGYVHAKLTGERVLGIGDASGMFPIDAAGENYDSELLARYDAAAAGSALAHPLASLMPAVLPAGHAAGALTDEGALLLDPSGALQPGALFCPPEGDAGTGMVATHAVAPRTGNVSAGTSIFAMVVLERPLQRVHPELDVVATPAGHPVAMVHCNNGTSELAEWVAVFRRFAELSGAPVDADESYRLLLTEALEADPDAGGVLAYNQVAGEPIAHLTEGRPLVVRTPESRLTLANLMRAHIFGVFATLSLGMRALHDEGVAIDRMQAHGGLFRTPGVAQRYLATALDAPVGVAESASEGGAWGIAVLAAFAASGGGDLDTFLESRVFASADTHIVAPHADDTAGFAAYLARYEAGLDIQRRAVDALAGGTQ; encoded by the coding sequence ATGAGCGGCGCGCAGATCATCACCGAGGGCCGCGCCGTGCTCGGCATCGAACTCGGCTCGACGCGCATCAAGGCGTGCCTCGTGGGCGAGAACCCGAGCGAGGTGCTCGCGACCGGCTCGCACGAGTGGCAGAACCAGCTCGTCGACGGTGTCTGGACGTATTCGCTCGACGAGGTGTGGGCCGGGGTGCAGGGTGCATACGCCGCTCTCGTGGTCGACGCGCGCGAGCGCCACGGCGCCGAGCTCACTGCCGTGGCGGCCATCGGCGTCTCGGCCATGATGCACGGCTACCTCGCTTTCGACGACGCCGACGAGCTGCTGGTGCCGTTCCGCACCTGGCGCAACACGAGCACGGGCGCCGCGGCCGCTGAGCTCACCGCCCTGTTCGGCGTGAACATCCCCCTGCGGTGGTCGATCGCCCACCTACACCAGGCGGTGCTCGACGGCGAGAGCCACGTCTCGCAGGTGCGCTTCATCACGACCCTCGCCGGGTATGTGCACGCGAAGCTCACGGGTGAGCGCGTGCTCGGCATCGGCGATGCCTCGGGCATGTTTCCGATCGATGCAGCTGGCGAGAACTACGACTCCGAGCTGCTCGCGCGGTACGACGCGGCCGCGGCGGGCTCGGCCCTCGCGCACCCGCTCGCCAGCCTGATGCCCGCCGTTCTGCCCGCGGGTCACGCCGCCGGCGCACTGACCGATGAGGGCGCACTGCTGCTCGACCCGAGCGGTGCGCTGCAGCCCGGCGCGCTGTTCTGCCCGCCCGAAGGCGACGCCGGAACCGGCATGGTCGCGACCCATGCCGTCGCACCCCGCACCGGAAACGTCAGCGCCGGAACGAGCATCTTCGCGATGGTGGTGCTCGAGCGACCCCTGCAGAGGGTGCACCCCGAACTCGACGTCGTGGCAACCCCGGCGGGGCATCCCGTCGCGATGGTGCACTGCAACAACGGCACGAGCGAACTCGCCGAATGGGTCGCGGTCTTCCGCCGGTTCGCCGAGCTCTCGGGCGCGCCCGTTGACGCCGACGAGTCGTACCGCCTCCTGCTCACTGAGGCGCTCGAGGCCGACCCCGACGCCGGGGGAGTGCTCGCCTACAACCAGGTCGCCGGCGAGCCCATCGCCCACCTCACCGAGGGTCGACCGCTCGTGGTGCGCACGCCCGAGAGTCGTCTGACGCTCGCGAACCTCATGCGCGCCCACATCTTCGGCGTCTTCGCGACCCTCAGCCTCGGCATGCGCGCCCTGCACGATGAGGGCGTCGCGATCGACCGCATGCAGGCGCACGGGGGCCTGTTCCGCACGCCGGGTGTCGCCCAGCGCTACCTCGCCACGGCCCTCGACGCCCCCGTCGGCGTCGCCGAGAGCGCCTCCGAGGGCGGAGCCTGGGGCATCGCCGTGCTCGCCGCGTTCGCCGCGAGCGGCGGCGGAGACCTCGACACCTTTCTCGAGAGCCGCGTCTTCGCGAGCGCCGACACGCACATCGTCGCGCCGCACGCCGACGACACGGCAGGTTTCGCCGCCTACCTCGCGCGCTACGAGGCAGGGCTCGACATTCAGCGTCGCGCCGTCGACGCACTAGCAGGAGGCACTCAGTGA
- a CDS encoding L-ribulose-5-phosphate 4-epimerase, which produces MNALSPEVQVAIARVRDEVAALHAELVRYGLVVWTGGNVSGRVPGADLFVIKPSGVSYDDLDAANMILCTLDGAVVPDTPGSDRAPSSDTAAHAYVYRTMPEVGGVVHTHSTYATAWAARGESIPCVITAMADEFGGEIPVGPFAIIGDDSIGRGIVETLTGHRSRAVLMRNHGPFTIGRDARDAVKAAVMLEDVARTVHIARQLGDPLPIEPAAIDALFERYQNVYGQPGAQGGDTR; this is translated from the coding sequence GTGAACGCGCTGAGCCCCGAAGTGCAAGTCGCCATCGCGCGCGTTCGCGACGAGGTCGCCGCACTGCACGCTGAACTCGTGCGCTACGGGCTCGTGGTCTGGACGGGGGGCAACGTCAGCGGCCGAGTGCCCGGCGCCGACCTCTTCGTCATCAAGCCGAGTGGTGTGAGCTACGACGACCTCGACGCTGCGAACATGATCTTGTGCACCCTCGACGGTGCCGTGGTGCCCGACACTCCCGGCAGCGACCGCGCGCCCTCGAGCGACACGGCGGCGCACGCCTACGTCTACCGCACCATGCCCGAGGTGGGCGGCGTCGTACACACCCACTCGACCTACGCCACGGCCTGGGCCGCGCGCGGCGAGAGCATTCCGTGCGTCATCACGGCGATGGCCGACGAGTTCGGCGGCGAGATTCCCGTCGGGCCCTTCGCGATCATCGGCGACGACTCGATCGGCCGCGGCATCGTCGAGACCCTCACCGGCCACCGCTCACGCGCGGTGCTCATGCGCAATCACGGGCCTTTCACCATCGGCCGCGACGCGCGAGACGCGGTCAAGGCAGCCGTCATGCTCGAAGACGTGGCCCGAACGGTGCACATCGCCCGACAGCTCGGCGACCCACTGCCGATCGAGCCTGCCGCGATTGACGCTCTCTTCGAGCGCTACCAGAACGTCTACGGCCAGCCCGGGGCGCAGGGCGGTGACACCCGATGA
- a CDS encoding LacI family DNA-binding transcriptional regulator — translation MATDDEHSAEPERVRAPNIRDVARVAGVSYQTVSRVLNDSPNIRPETLQRVRDAIAQLGYRPNQAARALVTSRSRTIGVLSSQTVHYGPATSIHAIETAAREAGYRLSITNINSSDYASIKAGLDYLMSQSIEALIVIAPQVRVFEAINDLQVSVPFVTLEATGLNTSHSLWVDQIQGARLATRHLIELGHTEIMHISGPQDWIEAEARMQGFLRELSDADLRTRAPILGDWTASFGYYAGIELLRYGDFTAAFIGNDQMALGFMHACRESGLDVPGDISIVGFDDIPEAAHFSPPLTTVRQNFAEIGRRAVALLLGELRGDVGMNHEPVQPELVVRESTAPRH, via the coding sequence ATGGCGACCGACGACGAGCACTCGGCTGAGCCCGAGCGCGTTCGCGCGCCCAATATCCGCGACGTGGCGAGGGTGGCCGGGGTCTCGTACCAGACGGTGTCTCGCGTGCTCAACGACAGCCCGAACATCCGGCCCGAAACGCTGCAGCGCGTGCGCGACGCGATCGCGCAGCTCGGCTACCGACCGAATCAGGCGGCGCGCGCGCTCGTCACGAGCCGCTCACGCACGATCGGAGTGCTCTCGTCGCAGACCGTGCACTACGGGCCGGCGACGAGCATCCACGCCATCGAGACGGCGGCGCGCGAAGCCGGCTATCGGCTGTCGATCACGAACATCAACTCGAGCGATTACGCCTCGATCAAGGCGGGCCTCGACTACCTGATGAGCCAGTCGATCGAGGCCCTCATCGTGATCGCGCCGCAAGTGCGAGTCTTCGAGGCGATCAACGATCTGCAAGTCAGTGTGCCCTTCGTCACGCTCGAGGCGACCGGGCTCAACACGTCGCACTCGCTGTGGGTCGACCAGATTCAGGGTGCCCGTTTGGCGACCAGGCACCTGATCGAACTGGGGCACACCGAGATCATGCACATCTCTGGCCCGCAAGACTGGATCGAGGCCGAGGCGCGCATGCAGGGCTTTCTGCGCGAGCTGAGCGACGCCGATCTGCGCACACGAGCGCCCATCCTGGGTGACTGGACGGCCTCGTTCGGGTACTACGCCGGCATCGAGCTGCTGCGGTACGGCGACTTCACGGCCGCCTTCATCGGCAACGACCAGATGGCGCTCGGGTTCATGCACGCGTGCCGCGAGTCGGGCCTCGACGTGCCGGGCGACATCTCGATCGTCGGCTTCGACGATATTCCTGAGGCGGCGCACTTCTCGCCGCCGCTCACCACCGTGCGGCAGAACTTTGCCGAGATCGGCAGGCGGGCCGTGGCCCTGCTGCTGGGCGAGCTGCGCGGTGATGTGGGCATGAACCATGAGCCCGTGCAGCCCGAGCTCGTGGTGCGCGAATCGACGGCGCCTCGCCACTAG
- a CDS encoding cystathionine gamma-synthase: MSDDEMMHGFATRAIHAGQQFDPTTGAVIPPLYLTSTFVQRSIGDLRGGYEYARGGNPTRDALQTQLASLEGAGFALSFASGLAAEDALLRAVLRPGDHVLMGNDVYGGTHRLVRRIFEPWGVGLTTLELSDLAAARDALESLRPRVLWLETPSNPLMKITDITALAELAHGVGALVVVDNTFATPFLQQPLVLGADVVVHSTTKYLGGHSDVLGGAVVTNDAELAEQVQFLQFAAGAVSSPMDAWLTTRGIKTLAVRMRQHSANAHAIAESIVGHSAVARVYYPGLPTHPGHELAARQMRLFGGMLSLELAGGAAAARAFAESLRVFSLAESLGGVESLVNYPSEMTHASVRGTDLEVSDAIIRLSVGIEEADDLVADVRQALDAL; the protein is encoded by the coding sequence ATGAGCGACGACGAGATGATGCACGGCTTCGCGACGAGGGCGATTCACGCCGGTCAGCAGTTCGACCCCACGACGGGAGCGGTGATTCCGCCGCTCTATCTCACGTCGACCTTCGTGCAGCGATCGATCGGCGACCTGCGGGGCGGCTACGAGTATGCGCGCGGCGGCAACCCCACGCGCGATGCGCTGCAGACGCAGCTCGCCTCGCTCGAGGGCGCCGGGTTCGCGCTGTCGTTCGCCTCGGGTCTCGCCGCCGAAGACGCCCTGCTGCGCGCGGTGCTGCGCCCGGGCGACCACGTGCTCATGGGCAACGACGTCTACGGTGGCACCCATCGACTGGTTCGCCGCATCTTCGAACCGTGGGGTGTCGGCCTGACGACCCTCGAACTGAGCGACCTCGCTGCCGCGCGCGACGCGCTCGAGTCGCTGCGCCCGCGCGTGCTCTGGCTCGAGACGCCGAGCAATCCGCTCATGAAGATCACCGACATCACGGCGCTCGCCGAGCTCGCGCACGGCGTCGGAGCCCTCGTCGTCGTCGACAACACCTTCGCCACCCCCTTTCTGCAGCAGCCGCTCGTGCTCGGGGCCGACGTCGTGGTGCACTCGACGACGAAATACCTCGGCGGCCACTCAGATGTGCTCGGCGGAGCCGTCGTCACGAATGACGCAGAGCTCGCCGAGCAGGTGCAGTTTCTGCAGTTCGCGGCGGGGGCCGTCTCGAGCCCGATGGATGCCTGGCTCACCACTCGCGGCATCAAGACCCTCGCGGTGCGCATGCGGCAGCACTCGGCCAATGCCCACGCGATCGCCGAGTCGATCGTGGGGCACTCGGCGGTGGCAAGGGTCTACTACCCCGGCCTGCCGACCCACCCCGGTCACGAGCTCGCCGCACGCCAGATGCGACTCTTCGGCGGGATGCTCTCGCTCGAGCTCGCTGGCGGTGCCGCAGCGGCACGCGCCTTCGCCGAGAGCTTGCGGGTCTTCAGCCTCGCCGAATCGCTCGGCGGGGTCGAGTCGCTCGTCAACTACCCGAGCGAGATGACCCACGCCTCGGTGCGCGGCACCGACCTCGAGGTGAGCGATGCCATCATTCGACTGTCAGTCGGCATCGAAGAGGCCGACGACCTCGTCGCCGATGTGCGACAGGCTCTCGACGCCCTGTAG
- a CDS encoding cystathionine beta-synthase: MKYADTIVDLIGDTPLVKLNRVTEGIAATVLAKVEYLNPGGSAKDRIATRIIDAAEREGLLKPGGTIVEPTSGNTGVGLALVAQQRGYRCVFVLPDKVGEDKRNVLTAYGAEIVVTPTAVAPEDPESYYSVSDRLAREIDGAFKPNQYANPNGPLSHYETTGPEIWRDTEGRVTHFVAGVGTGGTITGTGRYLREVSADRAGGRVQIVGVDPVGSVYSGGTGRPYLVEGVGEDFWPAAYDPSVVDRIVAVSDQQSFDLTVRLAREEGLLVGGSCGMAAEGALEVARELGPEDVVVVLLPDGGRGYLGKIFNDGWMRRHGFTHATGSPTVAALLGSPPRALAHVRREHSVADAISVLEATGGAVPVLAAEPPVVLGEVIGSVDSATLLRALATGEVTPADPVTAAMGPSLPVVGAHESLESARERFGDRGAGGRHPEALMVLDGGNPIGLLTRTDLIAALSSASGDAR, translated from the coding sequence ATGAAGTACGCCGACACGATCGTCGATCTCATCGGCGACACCCCGCTCGTCAAGCTCAACCGCGTGACCGAGGGCATCGCCGCGACGGTGCTCGCCAAAGTCGAATACCTGAACCCGGGCGGCTCGGCGAAAGACCGCATCGCGACGCGCATCATCGACGCTGCCGAGCGAGAGGGGCTGCTGAAGCCCGGCGGCACCATTGTCGAGCCGACGAGCGGCAACACCGGCGTCGGCCTCGCCCTCGTCGCGCAGCAGCGCGGCTATCGCTGCGTGTTCGTGCTGCCAGACAAGGTCGGCGAAGACAAGCGCAACGTGCTCACCGCATACGGCGCCGAGATCGTCGTGACCCCCACCGCCGTCGCGCCCGAAGACCCCGAGTCGTACTACTCGGTGAGTGATCGCCTCGCGCGCGAGATCGACGGGGCGTTCAAGCCCAACCAGTATGCGAACCCGAACGGTCCCCTCAGCCACTATGAGACGACCGGCCCCGAGATCTGGCGCGACACAGAAGGCCGAGTGACGCACTTCGTGGCCGGCGTCGGCACGGGCGGCACCATCACCGGCACGGGGCGCTACCTGCGCGAGGTGAGCGCCGACCGCGCGGGCGGTCGCGTGCAGATCGTCGGCGTCGACCCCGTCGGCAGCGTCTACTCTGGCGGCACCGGCCGCCCCTACCTGGTCGAGGGCGTCGGCGAAGACTTCTGGCCAGCGGCCTACGACCCCTCGGTCGTCGATCGCATCGTCGCAGTCAGCGACCAGCAGTCGTTCGACCTCACCGTGCGCCTCGCGCGCGAAGAGGGGCTGCTCGTGGGCGGCTCATGCGGCATGGCCGCCGAAGGCGCACTCGAAGTGGCGCGCGAACTCGGCCCCGAAGACGTCGTCGTTGTGCTGCTGCCCGACGGCGGTCGCGGCTACCTGGGCAAGATCTTCAACGACGGGTGGATGCGCCGCCACGGCTTCACGCACGCCACAGGCTCGCCGACCGTCGCCGCGCTGCTCGGCAGCCCGCCGCGTGCACTCGCGCACGTGCGGCGCGAGCACTCGGTGGCCGACGCGATCTCGGTGCTCGAAGCCACCGGGGGAGCCGTGCCGGTGCTCGCCGCCGAGCCTCCCGTCGTGCTCGGCGAAGTGATCGGCTCGGTCGACTCGGCGACCCTGCTGCGGGCGCTCGCGACCGGTGAGGTGACCCCCGCTGATCCGGTGACGGCGGCGATGGGGCCGAGCCTGCCCGTGGTCGGCGCACACGAGAGCCTCGAGTCTGCTCGCGAGCGCTTCGGTGATCGGGGGGCGGGCGGACGGCATCCTGAAGCATTGATGGTGCTCGACGGAGGCAACCCGATCGGGCTGCTGACACGCACCGATCTCATCGCGGCGCTCTCGTCGGCCTCGGGTGACGCCCGATGA